Genomic segment of Pseudomonas sp. DY-1:
CATCCGTGGAATCCGGGCGGCTATGACCCGGTGCCACCCGCCAACACATCCCAATCCTCTTCGATGGCCGAGTAATCATGGATATTCAACGCTCGATCCTGATCGTCGCCCTGGCAATCGTGTCCTACTTGATGGTTCTGCAGTGGAACCAGGACTACGGCCAAGCTGCCCTACCGACCACAGGCACCAGCGCGATCACCGCGCAAGCGACCCTCCCGGACGACACCGCAAGCGCCAAGACCAGCGACGATGTGCCGACCGCCACTACCGCGGAACGCAATGAGCCGGCAGTCGCCCAGGTTGCCCCCAGCAGCGACCTGATCCGCGTTGAAACCGATGTCCTCAACCTAGCCATCGATCCGAACGGCGGTGACATCGTCCAGCTGACCCTGCCTAAGTACCCACGCCGCCAGGATCGTCCGGACGTTCCCTTCCAGTTGTTCGACAACGGTGGCGAACGCCTGTACCAGGCACAGAGCGGCCTCGTAGGCGCCAACGGCCCGGACGCGCGTGCCAACGGTCGTCCGCTGTACAGCGCGACTCAACGCAGCTACACGCTGGCCGACGGCCAGGAGCAACTGGTAGTCGACCTCACCTTCAGCGAAGCCGGCGTCAACTACACCAAGCGCTTCACCCTCACCCGCGGCAAGTACGAGCTACAGGTGTCGTACAAGATCGACAACCAGAGCGCCCAGCCCTGGACCGGCAGCATGTACGCCCAGCTGAAACGTGACGCCAGCGCTGATCCGTCGTCCACCACCGCAACCGGCGTGTCCACCTACCTGGGCGCCGCCGTCTGGACCCCGGACGAGCCGTACAAGAAGATCTCCATGAAGGACATGGACAAGCAGGCCTTCAAGGAAAGTGTCCAAGGTGGTTGGGTAGCCTGGCTGCAGCACTACTTCGTGACCGCCTGGGTCGCCGACAAGGACCAGAACAGCACCGTCCAGACCCGCAAGGATTCAAAGGGCAACTACATCGTTGGCTTCGTAGGCTCCGCGTTGAACGTGCCGGCCGGTGCTTCCGCCGAAACTTCCGCAACCCTGTACGCCGGTCCTAAGACCCAGAGCCACCTGAAACAACTTTCCCCGGGCCTGGAACTAACCGTCGACTACGGCTTCCTGTGGTTCATCGCCCAGCCGATCTTCTGGCTGCTGCAACATATCCACAGCCTGCTCGGCAACTGGGGCTGGTCGATCATCGTCCTGACCATCATGATCAAGGGCGCGTTCTTCCCGCTCTCGGCCGCGAGCTACAGATCCATGGCGCGTATGCGTGCTGTATCGCCGAAGCTGCAGGCACTGAAAGAGCAGCACGGTGACGATCGCCAGAAGATGTCCCAGGCGATGATGGAGCTGTACAAGAAGGAGAAGATCAACCCGCTGGGCGGCTGCCTGCCAATCCTGGTACAGATGCCGGTTTTCCTGGCCCTCTACTGGGTACTGCTGGAAAGCGTGGAAATGCGCCAAGCCCCGTGGATGTTCTGGATCACCGACCTGTCGATCAAGGACCCGTTCTTCATCCTGCCGATAATCATGGGCGCGACCATGTTCATCCAGCAGCAGCTGAACCCGACTCCGCCGGATCCCATGCAGGCCAAGGTACTGAAGCTGATGCCGATCATCTTCACCTTCTTCTTCCTGTGGTTCCCGGCAGGCCTGGTGGTTTACTGGGTGGTCAACAACATCCTGTCGATCGCACAGCAGTGGTACATTACCCGGCAGATCGAGGCGGCCAGCAAGAAGGCAGCAGCCTGACAGCGACGCCAGTCAGCTTGAACAAGACGCCCCCTCTGGGGGCGTCTTGCTATCCGCAATCCGCAGACCCTCGGGTATCCACAGATGAATCCTGTCCGTGACACCATTGCTGCCGTCGCAACCGCCCAGGGGCGGGGCGGCGTAGGTATCGTCCGCGTTTCTGGGCCACACGCCGCACGTATAGCCGAGGCTATCAGCGGCCGCGCACCCAAGCCCCGCTTCGCCCATTACGGCCCATTCCTCGACGCCTCTGGTCAAACACTCGACCAGGGAATTGCTCTCTACTTCCCGGGTCCCAACTCCTTTACCGGTGAAGACGTCTTCGAGCTGCAAGGCCACGGTGGTCCAGTTGTGATGGACCTGTTGCTGCGCCGCTGCATGGAGCTCGGTGCGCGTCAGGCTCGCCCTGGCGAGTTCAGCGAGCGCGCCTTCCTGAATGACAAGCTAGACCTGGCCCAGGCTGAAGCGATAGCTGATCTGATCGAAGCCAGTTCAGAACAAGCCGCGCGCAATGCGCTGCGCTCGCTGCAAGGCGAATTTTCCAGGCGCGTGCATACGCTCACCGAGAAACTGATCGAACTGCGTATCTACGTAGAGGCTGCGATCGACTTCCCCGAGGAAGAGATCGACTTCCTCGCCGATGGCCATGTGCTTGGGCTACTGGATGGCGTGCGGGATAACTTATCCACAGTCATTCGCGAAGCTGGACAGGGGGCGTTGCTGCGCGACGGCATGAACGTGGTGATCGCAGGGCGCCCCAACGCCGGAAAATCGAGCCTGCTGAATGCCCTCGCGGGACGTGAAGCGGCCATTGTCACTGACATCGCCGGTACTACTCGCGACGTGTTGCGCGAACATATCCACATCGATGGAATGCCGCTGCACGTGGTGGATACCGCCGGCCTGCGGGACACGGACGACCATGTGGAAAAGATCGGCGTAGAGCGCGCGCTCAAGGCCATTGGAGAAGCGGATCGCGTGCTATTGGTGGTCGACGCCACAGCCCCCGAGGCTGCTGATCCCTTTGCCCTGTGGCCTGAATTCCTGGATCAGAAGCCTGACCCGGCCAGGGTCACCTTGATTCGCAACAAGGCCGACATTAGCGGCGAATCCATCGGCCTGGAAATCAGCGAGGATCGTCATGTCACCATCAGCCTTTCCGCGCGATCCGGCGATGGCCTGGAACTACTGCGCGAACACCTGAAGGCCTGCATGGGTTATCAACAAACCGCAGAGAGCAGCTTCAGCGCGCGCCGTCGTCATCTGGAAGCCCTCCGCCTTGCAGGCTCCTTCCTAGAACACGGTCGCTCTCAGCTCACCCTGGCAGGCGCCGGGGAACTGCTGGCAGAAGACCTGCGCCAGGCTCAGCAAGCCCTGGGCGAAATCACTGGCGCCTTCAGCTCAGACGACCTCCTCGGCCGTATCTTCTCCAGCTTCTGCATCGGCAAGTAAGCCGAACACCTTCCTTTTTATCCACAGACGACGCGACTGCCCGCTTTTTGGGCGGTCCGTCGCTGCCTGTCTGCTGAAAAATAGTGGTCCTGAACCCTGTTGATAAGTTACCGATAACCCAGTCCATAACCCTGGTGAAAACCAGAGGGATAAATCCCCTGTGCATAACCATGCATTAGGTGCACAGCTTTCTGACGGCATACACAACGGCTACTGGCAGGAATGTAACAGGATTATCATTCCCTGGAATACCCGACCTTGATGGCCTAGAGACACTTATCCACAGAAATGTGCTTCCCTAAGGTATAAACATAAGAACAAGCTTTTTAAAAAATTCTCCTCTTTTGTTTTCTTTTACCCACAAGGACATTTCCACAGATGGATAACTTTCCTGAAAAAGCGTCACGAGGGCAGACTGGCTATTTTTTGGCCAGAAGGCTTCAAGCGAATGGGCAAATTCCCCTATACTGTGCGGCTTTCTCTATTTCCCAGCCTTGAACAGGCACGAGGTGCGCGGTGGATTTCCCTTCCCGTTTTGACGTGATCGTGATCGGTGGCGGCCATGCCGGCACTGAGGCCGCCCTGGCAGCCGCACGCATGGGCGTGAAGACCCTTCTGCTTACCCACAATGTCGAAACCCTCGGCCAGATGAGCTGCAACCCGGCCATCGGCGGTATCGGCAAGAGCCACCTGGTCAAGGAAATTGACGCCCTTGGCGGCGCCATGGCGACCGCCACCGATCTGGGCGGCATCCAGTTTCGAGTCCTGAACAGCCGCAAAGGGCCGGCCGTACGTGCTACCCGTGCCCAGGCAGACCGCGTGCTCTACAAGGCCGCCATTCGCGAGATACTCGAGAACCAGTCGAACCTGTGGATATTCCAGCAGGCTTGCGATGACCTGATCGTCGAGAACGACCAGGTGAAGGGCGTAGTGACGCAAATGGGGCTGCGCTTCCTGGCAGAGTCCGTCGTCCTGACCACCGGAACCTTCCTCGGCGGACTTATTCACATCGGCCTGCAAAACTATTCCGGTGGCCGTGCCGGCGATCCGCCGTCCATAGCGCTGGCGCAGCGCCTTCGTGAGCTGCCGCTGCGCGTCGGTCGTCTGAAGACCGGCACCCCGCCGCGGATCGACGGACGCTCTGTGGATTTCTCGGTAATGACCGAGCAGCCCGGCGATACGCCCATTCCTGTGATGTCTTTCGTTGGCTCGAAGGAACAGCATCCACGCCAGGTAAGTTGCTGGATCACCCACACCAACGCGCGTACCCACGAGATCATCGCCAACAACCTCGACCGCTCGCCGATGTACTCCGGCGTGATCGAAGGCATCGGTCCGCGCTACTGCCCGTCCATCGAAGACAAGATCCATCGCTTCGCCGACAAGGACAGCCACCAGGTATTCCTCGAGCCGGAAGGCCTGACGACCCATGAGCTGTATCCCAATGGCATATCCACTTCACTGCCGTTCGACGTGCAGCTGGAGATCGTGCGCTCCATCCGTGGCATGGAGAACGCCCACATCGTCCGTCCCGGCTATGCCATCGAGTACGACTACTTCGACCCGCGCGACCTGAAGTACAGCCTGGAAACCAAGGTCATCTCCGGCCTGTTCTTCGCGGGCCAGATCAACGGCACCACCGGCTACGAAGAAGCCGGCGCCCAGGGCTTGCTCGCTGGCGCCAACGCTGCCCTGCGCACCCAGGGCAAAGAAGCCTGGTGCCCTCGTCGTGACGAGGCGTATATCGGCGTGCTTGTTGACGACCTGATTACCCTGGGCACCCAGGAGCCCTACCGCATGTTCACTTCGCGCGCCGAGTACCGGCTGATCCTGCGGGAAGACAACGCGGACCTGCGCCTGACTGAGAAAGGGCGGGAACTCGGATTGGTCGATGACAAGCGCTGGGCGGCCTTCGAAGCCAAGCGCGAGGGCATTGCCGTCGAGGAACAGCGCCTGAAGAGCACCTGGGTTCGCCCTGGAACGCCGGAAGGCGAAGCGATTTCCCAGCGCTTCGGCACGCCGCTGGCCCATGAGTACAACCTGCTCAACCTGCTGAGTCGCCCGGAAATCGATTACGCCGGCCTGGTGGAAGTCACAGGCGGTGGTGCCGAAGACCCGCAAGTCGCCGAGCAGGTCGAGATCAAGACCAAGTACGCCGGCTACATCGACCGCCAGCAGGATGAGATCGCCCGCTTGCGTGCAAGCGAAGACATTCGCCTGCCCGAGGACCTGGACTACGCGAGCATTTCTGGCCTGTCCAAGGAGATCCAGCACAAGCTTGGCAACTCCCGTCCGGAAACCCTGGGCCAGGCAGGCCGTATTCCCGGTGTCACCCCGGCGGCAATTTCCCTGTTGCTGATTCACTTGAAGAAACGCGGCGCTGGCCGTCAGCTGGAGCAGAGCGCCTGATGTCCCTGGTTACCCAACGCCATGCTGACGAGCTGTCCCATGGCGCAAAGCAGCTTGCTGTCGAGCTGTCCCCGGAGAAACAGAAAGGGCTCCTTGCCTATCTGGCCTTGCTGATCAAGTGGAACAAGGCCTACAACCTGACTGCCGTGCGTGATCCCGATGAAATGGTCTCGCGTCATCTGCTCGATAGCCTCAGCGTGGTGCCACATGTGGCAACGCTTGGGGATAACTGGCTGGATGTCGGTAGCGGCGGAGGCATGCCCGGCATCCCGCTGGCCATCCTGTTCCCTGAGCGGCAATTCACTCTGCTCGATTCCAACGGCAAGAAGACACGCTTCCTCACCCAGGTGAAGCTGGAGCTGAAACTCACCAATCTCGAAGTTGTCCACAGCCGGGTCGAGGCCTTCACACCGGAGCAGCCATTCGATGGGATCGTTTCGCGTGCATTCAGCTCGCTGGAGGATTTCAGCAACTGGACTCGGCATCTGGGCGACGGCGAAACACGCTGGCTGGCCATGAAGGGACTGCACCCGGATGACGAGCTCCAGGCACTGCCGTCCGACTTCCACGTCGAGACCGCGCATCAGCTGGACGTTCCCGGTTGCCAAGGTCAGCGCCATCTGCTGATACTGCGCCGCACGCTATGAGGGGGAAGGTGGCCATGGCCAAGGTATTCGCAATCGCCAATCAGAAAGGCGGGGTCGGCAAGACCACCACCTGTGTCAACCTCGCAGCCTCGCTGGTTGCCACGAAGCGGCGCGTGCTGCTGATCGACCTCGACCCCCAGGGTAATGCGACCATGGGCAGCGGCATCGACAAGCTCGCCCTGGAGCATTCCGTCTACGACGTGCTGACCGGGGAGTGCGACCTGGCTACCGCCATGCAGTACTCCGAGCACGGCGGCTATCAGCTGCTGCCGGCTAACCGCGACCTAACCGCGGCAGAAGTGGCCCTGCTGGACATGCCGAGCAAGGAGCATCGGCTGCGCGAAGCATTGGCTCCGATTCGCGAGAACTACGACTACATCCTCATCGACTGCCCGCCTTCGCTGTCGATGCTGACGATCAACGCTTTGGTTGCCTCCGACGGCGTGATCATTCCCATGCAGTGCGAGTACTACGCACTCGAAGGCTTGTCGGACCTGGTGAACAGCATCCAGCGCATCGCCCACTTGCTGAATCCGAATCTGAAGATCGAGGGTCTGTTGCGTACCATGTACGACCCGCGCATCAGCCTGACCAACGACGTATCGGCGCAACTCAAGGCGCATTTCGGCGACAAGCTCTACGATGCCGTCATCCCACGTAACGTCCGCCTGGCTGAGGCTCCCAGTTTCGGCATGCCGGCCTTGGTCTACGACAAGCAATCCCGTGGCGCCATCGCCTATCTCGCACTGGCTGGTGAACTGGTCCGCCGCCAGCGCGCCAATGCTAAAACCGCTACCGCATAAGGAATCCGCATGGCCGCGAAAAAACGAGGTCTGGGCCGTGGCTTGGACGCCCTGCTAGGCGGCAGTACCGTCACCAAACTCGAAGAAGAAGCTGTCCAGGTCGATACCCGCGAGCTGCAACACCTGCCTCTGGACCTGATCCAGCGCGGCAAGTACCAGCCCCGCCGCGACATGGACCCTACGGCCCTGGAAGAACTGGCCCAATCGATCAGGGCCCAGGGCGTCATGCAACCTATCGTGGTGCGCCCGATCGGTTCCGGTCGTTACGAGATCATCGCCGGCGAACGTCGCTGGCGCGCTAGCCAGCAGGCTGGTCTGGACAAGATTCCGGCCATGGTCCGCGAAGTTCCGGACGAAGCGGCCATCGCCATGGCACTGATCGAGAACATCCAGCGCGAGGACCTCAATCCCATCGAGGAAGCCATCGCCTTACAGCGCCTGCAGCAGGAGTTCCAGCTTACCCAGCAGCAGGTCGCTGAAGCCGTCGGCAAATCCCGCGTGACCATCACCAACCTGCTGCGCCTGATTGGCCTGCCGGAAGAGATCAAAACCCTGCTTTCCCATGGCGATCTGGAAATGGGGCATGCCCGTGCACTCCTAGGTCTTCCCCTGGAGCGTCAGGTGGAAGGGGCGCGACATGTTGTCGCACGCGGGCTCACCGTGCGCCAAACCGAGGCACTGGTACGGCAGTGGATGAACAGCAAGGAAAAAGCTGTCGAAGTGGTCAAGGCCGACCCCGATATCAGCAGGCTTGAACAGCGCCTGGCTGAGCGGTTGGGCGCTCCGGTGCAGATCAAGCACGGTCAGAAAGGCAAAGGACAACTCGTCATTCGCTACAACTCCCTCGATGAACTACAGGGTGTTCTGGCCCACATCCGCTGAAACATTTGGCGCTGTAGCGGCGGTCGGATTTCACTACCCGCCAGTTGAACGGGGGGGGTTCCCCCCCTATACTCTGCGCGCAATTTTGTCGGCACAAAGTATGCCAAGTCGTTGATTCCAGCGGCCGACTCCAGAGGACCTGCTGCGATGGATATCCGCACGCCAAACCGCCTGCCTTTCCATCGTGTACCGGTCTTTCCGGTGCTGCTGGTGCAACTGGTCGTCCTGCTGCTCGCTGCTGTCGTTCTCTGGCAGTGGCGCGGCACGGTAGCTGGATACTCTGGCTTGTGCGGCGGCTTGGTCGCCTGGGTGCCGAACCTGTATTTCGCCCGCAAGGCGTTCCGTTACAGCGGAGCCCGTGCTGCCCAGGCGATAGTCCGCTCTTTCTATGCGGGCGAAATGGGCAAGCTGATTCTGACGGCAGTGCTGTTTGCACTGACGTTTGCAGGTGTGAAACCTCTGGATGCGCCGGCAGTTTTCGGCGTCTTCCTGCTGACCCAGTCGGTCAGCTGGTTCGCGCCCCTGCTGATGAGAACAAGACTTTCGAAACCTTAGGGCGTTTGAGGCAAACATGGCAGAGCAAACCGCTTCGGGCTATATCCAGCACCACCTGCAGAACCTGACCTTCGGTCGTCTGCCCAATGGCGATTGGGGCTTTGCCCACACCGCCGAGCAAGCCAAGGAAATGGGCTTCTGGGCTTTCCACGTGGACACCCTGGGCTGGTCCATCGGCCTCGGCCTCCTGTTCGTAATCCTCTTCCGCATGGCGGCCAAGAAAGCCACTTCCGGCATTCCCGGCGGCCTGCAGAACCTCGTCGAAGTGATGGTCGACTTCGTCGACACCAACGTCAAAGACACCTTCCACGGTCGCAACCCGCTGATCGCCCCGCTGGCGCTGACCATCTTCGTCTGGATCTTCCTGATGAACGCCATCGACCTGATCCCGGTGGACTGGATCCCGATGCTGGCCGTACTCATCTCCGGTGATTCGCACATTCCGTTCCGTGCCGTTCCGACCACCGACCCGAATGCCACGCTGGGCATGGCCTTCTCGGTGTTCGGCTTGATCATCTTCTACAGCATCAAGGTTAAAGGCATCGGCGGCTTCCTCGGCGAACTGACCCTGCACCCCTTCAGCAGCAAGAACATCTTCGTTCAGATCCTGCTGATTCCGGTCAACTTCCTGCTCGAGTTCGTCACCCTGATCGCCAAGCCGATCTCCCTGGCTCTGCGTCTGTTCGGCAACATGTACGCCGGCGAGCTGGTGTTCATCCTTATTGCCGTGATGTTCGGCGCAGGCATCCTGCTGCTGAGCGGTCTGGGTGTCGCACTGCAGTGGGCGTGGGCTGTGTTCCACATCCTGATCATCACCCTGCAGGCCTTCATCTTCATGATGCTGACCATCGTCTATCTGTCGATGGCGCATGAGGACAACCATTAATAACGCGCAGCGCATCAACTGACCTTCTTCCGAAAAGGAAGAAGGTGCCCGAAAGGCGAGAGGATGCGCTGTTTGTTTGAGATGGTTCCGGCTTCGGGCCGGAAAGCCCGCAAGGGCAGTGGGAACAAAACGATTTCGCTTTACCGCTTCACTTAAACCTTAACCAACACGACATAAAGTCGGGAGGAAAAATGGAAACTGTAGTAGGTCTGACCGCGATCGCCGTAGCTCTGCTGATTGGTCTGGGTGCCCTGGGTACCGCCATTGGCTTCGGTCTGCTGGGTGGCAAGTTCCTGGAAGGCGCTGCTCGCCAGCCGGAAATGGTTCCGATGCTGCAAGTTAAGATGTTCATCGTGGCCGGTCTGCTCGACGCCGTAACCATGATCGGCGTTGGTATCGCCCTGTTCTTCACCTTCGCTAACCCGTTCATTGCTCAGGTAGCCCAGTAATCCTCGATTTTCGAGGATTCGACTGACAACGAACGAGCGAGGTGTTGGCGTGAACATTAATGCAACCCTGATCGGCCAGTCCGTTGCGTTCTTCATCTTCGTACTGTTCTGCATGAAGTTCGTGTGGCCCCCGGTCATCACTGCTCTGCGTGAACGTCAGAAGAAGATCGCTGATGGTCTGGACGCTGCCAACCGTGCGGCTCGTGACCTGGAGCTGGCCCATGAAAAAGTGGGTCAGCAACTGCGCGAAGCCAAGGCTCAGGCAGCTGAAATCATCGAGCAAGCCAAAAAGCGCGCTACCCAGATCGTCGACGAATCTCGCGATCAGGCACGTGCTGAAGGCGAGCGCCTGAAGGCGCAAGCTCAGGCTGAGATCGAACAGGAACTGAACAGCGTCAAAGACGCCCTGCGTGCCCAACTGGGCAGCCTGGCCGTCAATGGTGCCGAGAAGATCCTGGGTGCCACTATCGATCAAAACGCGCACGCGGAGCTGGTTAACAAACTAGCAGCCGAAATCTAAGCGAGGGCGATCATGGCAGAACTGACCACGCTGGCCCGACCTTACGCCAAGGCTGCTTTCGAGTACGCCCAGGCCCATCAGCAGCTGGCCGCCTGGTCGGCCATGCTAGGCCTGGCCGCTGCGGTGTCGCAGGACGACACCATGCAGCGCGTGCTCAAAGCCCCGCGTCTGACGAGCGCAGAGAAAGCCAATGCCTTCATTGAGGTAGTTGGCGACAAGTTCGACGCCCAGGCACAGAACTTCATCCATGTCGTTTCCGAGAATGGCCGCCTCGTGCTGCTGTCGGAAATCGCCGAACAGTTCGAGCTGTACAAGGCCGAGCAGGAAAAGTCGGTAGATGTGGAAGTAACCAGTGCCTTCGCATTGAGCGATGAACAGCAAGACAAACTCGCCAAGGTTCTCAGCGCACGGCTCAGCCGGGAAGTGCGTCTGCACGCCGTGGAAGACTCCAGCCTCATTGGTGGTGTAGTCATCCGCGCCGGCGACCTGGTTATCGATGGCTCGGTTCGCGGCAAAATCGCGAAACTGGCCGAAGCGTTGAAATCTTGAGTTTGAAGGGGCAGCAGAGCAATGCAGCAACTCAATCCTTCCGAAATTAGTGAAATCATCAAGGGACGTATCGAGAAACTCGACGTCTCTTCCCAAGCCCGCAACGAAGGCACCATCGTCTCCGTTTCCGACGGCATCGTGCGCATCTACGGCCTGGCCGATGTGATGTACGGTGAAATGATCGAGTTCCCGGGCGGCATCTACGGTATGGCGCTGAACCTGGAGCAAGACTCCGTTGGTGCCGTAATCCTGGGCAAATACCTCGGTCTGGCCGAAGGTATGAGCGCCAAGTGCACCGGCCGCATCCTGGAAGTCCCGGTTGGTCCGGAACTGCTGGGTCGCGTCGTTGACGCCCTGGGCAACCCGATCGACGGCAAAGGTCCGATCAACGCTGCTGCCACCGATGCGGTGGAAAAAGTAGCGCCGGGCGTGATCTGGCGTAAGTCGGTAGACCAGCCGGTACAGACCGGTTACAAGGCCGTTGACGCCATGATCCCGATCGGCCGTGGCCAGCGTGAGCTGATCATCGGTGACCGTCAGATTGGTAAGACTGCCCTGGCCGTCGACGCCATCATCAACCAGAAAGACAGCGGCATCCGCTGCGTCTACGTAGCTATCGGTCAGAAGCAATCGACCATCGCCAACGTAGTTCGCAAGCTGGAAGAAAACGGCGCCCTGGCCAACACCATCATCGTGGCCGCCAGTGCTTCCGAATCCCCTGCTCTGCAGTACATCGCTCCGTACTCCGGCTGCACCATGGGTGAGTACTTCCGCGACCGCGGCGAAGACGCACTGATCATCTATGATGACCTGTCCAAGCAAGCCGTAGCGTACCGCCAGATCTCCCTGCTGCTGCGCCGTCCGCCGGGCCGCGAAGCTTACCCAGGCGACGTGTTCTATCTCCACAGCCGTCTGCTGGAGCGTGCTTCCCGCGTTTCCGAAGAGTACGTCGAGAAGTTCACCAACGGCGCTGTGAAAGGCAAGACTGGTTCCCTGACCGCCCTGCCGATCATCGAAACCCAGGCTGGTGACGTTTCCGCGTTCGTTCCGACCAACGTGATCTCCATCACCGACGGTCAGATCTTCCTGGAATCCGCACTGTTCAACTCGGGTATCCGTCCGGCCGTCAACGCCGGTATCTCGGTATCCCGTGTTGGTGGCGCGGCCCAGACCAAGATCATCAAGAAGCTCTCCGGTGGTATCCGTACCGCCCTGGCCCAGTACCGTGAACTGGCTGCGTTCGCGCAGTTCGCTTCCGACCTGGACGAGGCTACCCGCAAGCAACTTGAGCACGGTCAGCGCGTTACCGAGCTGATGAAGCAGAAGCAGTACGCGCCCATGTCCATCGCCGACATGTCGCTGAGCCTGTACGCCGCCGAGCGTGGCTTCCTGCAGGACATCGAGCTCGCCAAGATCGGCGC
This window contains:
- a CDS encoding F0F1 ATP synthase subunit B; amino-acid sequence: MNINATLIGQSVAFFIFVLFCMKFVWPPVITALRERQKKIADGLDAANRAARDLELAHEKVGQQLREAKAQAAEIIEQAKKRATQIVDESRDQARAEGERLKAQAQAEIEQELNSVKDALRAQLGSLAVNGAEKILGATIDQNAHAELVNKLAAEI
- a CDS encoding F0F1 ATP synthase subunit delta, whose protein sequence is MAELTTLARPYAKAAFEYAQAHQQLAAWSAMLGLAAAVSQDDTMQRVLKAPRLTSAEKANAFIEVVGDKFDAQAQNFIHVVSENGRLVLLSEIAEQFELYKAEQEKSVDVEVTSAFALSDEQQDKLAKVLSARLSREVRLHAVEDSSLIGGVVIRAGDLVIDGSVRGKIAKLAEALKS
- the atpA gene encoding F0F1 ATP synthase subunit alpha, with protein sequence MQQLNPSEISEIIKGRIEKLDVSSQARNEGTIVSVSDGIVRIYGLADVMYGEMIEFPGGIYGMALNLEQDSVGAVILGKYLGLAEGMSAKCTGRILEVPVGPELLGRVVDALGNPIDGKGPINAAATDAVEKVAPGVIWRKSVDQPVQTGYKAVDAMIPIGRGQRELIIGDRQIGKTALAVDAIINQKDSGIRCVYVAIGQKQSTIANVVRKLEENGALANTIIVAASASESPALQYIAPYSGCTMGEYFRDRGEDALIIYDDLSKQAVAYRQISLLLRRPPGREAYPGDVFYLHSRLLERASRVSEEYVEKFTNGAVKGKTGSLTALPIIETQAGDVSAFVPTNVISITDGQIFLESALFNSGIRPAVNAGISVSRVGGAAQTKIIKKLSGGIRTALAQYRELAAFAQFASDLDEATRKQLEHGQRVTELMKQKQYAPMSIADMSLSLYAAERGFLQDIELAKIGAFEQALIAYFNRDHAALMAKINEKGDFNDEIDAGIKAGIEKFKATQTW